A genomic window from Yarrowia lipolytica chromosome 1D, complete sequence includes:
- a CDS encoding uncharacterized protein (Compare to YALI0D19646g, similar to uniprot|P50276 Saccharomyces cerevisiae YGR055W High-affinity methionine permease), which produces MSIIDGIETRRDSGASSASAASSSSKNSISKSPIFTTETTPLVRGIVEGRNTHDPEADGKSESVSPLGRHVGPLTVVALNFSQMIGTGIFVAPGTILNSVGSIGASLVLWMFGIIVSFCGFSLYTEFASLYPSRSGGEVVYLEKAYPRPKFMVPVTFAICTVLLSYSASNAIVFAQYFMVSLNIKHTDGMEQFVAVATSVAVCIIAIVDTKWSMRLQSVIAYIKVGILIFVATTGLAVISGVTKIEKPLDNFKNPFSGTSTSPNVWAAALVKVIFSFAGWNNANNVLNEIPNPVKTVKIYGSIALALVSVLYMVCAVGYFAAIPKQEIKDSKLLTAALFFTKVYGDESTTRILPSLIAISSFGNLLSVTIGHSRVVREVGRQGVLPYPAFWTNTWPFGTPAGPLLVKLLLTIIVIMVPPPGDAFNFVIDLQSYPSNVFLVLLVIGLFLIRKRRRTRGLPSAPFEAWDCVLYLYLGVSLFLLVAPWIPPPGGKYGGDVSFFYATYCIVGIAILAVCGLYYFWWAVIWPKLGNFKHVEVLERLPDGSVFTRIVRQKNSF; this is translated from the coding sequence ATGTCAATTATCGACGGCATAGAAACAAGGAGAGACTCGGGCGCCTCCTCAGCGTCAGCAGCGTCGTCATCTTCAAAAAATTCCATCTCAAAATCCCCAATCTTCACAACAGAAACCACCCCCTTGGTGAGAGGAATTGTGGAAGGCAGGAACACCCACGACCCAGAAGCCGATGGAAAAAGCGAATCTGTATCTCCTCTAGGTCGCCATGTGGGACCATTGACGGTTGTGGCCCTCAACTTCAGCCAGATGATCGGTACTGGCATCTTCGTGGCGCCAGGAACAATTCTCAACTCGGTAGGCTCGATAGGAGCCTCTCTGGTTCTATGGATGTTTGGCATAATCGTGTCCTTCTGTGGGTTCTCGCTTTACACCGAATTCGCCTCTCTGTATCCCAGCAGATCGGGGGGAGAAGTGGTGTATCTGGAAAAGGCATATCCACGACCCAAGTTCATGGTACCTGTGACATTTGCTATTTGCACAGTTCTTCTGAGCTACTCAGCATCAAACGCCATTGTCTTCGCTCAGTACTTTATGGTATCTCTTAACATCAAACATACAGACGGAATGGAGCAAtttgtggctgtggctaCCTCTGTGGCCGTCTGCATCATCGCTATTGTTGACACCAAGTGGTCCATGCGTTTGCAGTCGGTCATTGCCTATATCAAGGTGGGAATTCTCATCTTCGTCGCAACCACTGGTCTGGCTGTTATTTCCGGAGTCACCAAGATTGAAAAACCACTCGACAACTTCAAAAACCCATTCTCTGGAACTTCCACATCACCGAACGTCTGGGCTGCGGCTCTGGTGAAGGTAATTTTCTCGTTTGCGGGCTGGAACAATGCCAATAACGTGCTTAATGAGATCCCCAACCCAGTTAAGACTGTCAAGATCTACGGATCAATAGCCCTTGCTCTGGTTTCGGTTTTGTACATGGTTTGTGCTGTTGGATACTTTGCTGCAATCCCTAAACAGGAGATCAAAGACTCGAAACTACTGACTGCAgctctcttcttcaccaaAGTGTACGGAGATGAGTCGACAACAAGAATCTTGCCCTCTTTGATTGCCATCTCTTCCTTTGGAAACCTCCTGTCTGTTACAATTGGACACTCTAGAGTCGTCAGAGAAGtaggacgccaaggagtcCTCCCCTACCCTGCCTTCTGGACAAACACTTGGCCATTTGGAACACCTGCAGGACCTTTACTGGTCAAGTTACTGCTCACAATCATTGTCATCATGGtccctcctccaggagACGCGTTCAACTTTGTTATCGACTTGCAGTCATATCCCAGCAACGTCTTCCTGGTTTTACTGGTAATTGGTCTGTTTTTAATCCGGAAGCGAAGACGAACCCGGGGCCTCCCAAGTGCACCTTTTGAGGCCTGGGATTGTGTTCTGTACCTCTACTTGGGAGTAtccctcttcctcctggTTGCTCCTTGGATCCCTCCTCCCGGAGGAAAGTACGGAGGAGATGTCTCGTTTTTCTACGCGACCTATTGCATTGTGGGCATTGCAATTCTTGCTGTCTGTGGTCTCTATTACTTCTGGTGGGCGGTCATCTGGCCCAAGCTCGGCAATTTCAAACATGTAGAGGTTCTTGAGCGGCTTCCTGACGGTTCAGTGTTCACAAGAATTGTTAGACAGAAGAATTCTTTTTAG
- a CDS encoding uncharacterized protein (Compare to YALI0D19734g, similar to DEHA0D15510g Debaryomyces hansenii IPF 3004.1), whose product MSLHPEVEDWLGKYPEPQGIAPIVQKEQVLEWLQSGDNKEMIIDLRKHDFKGGKIKGALCLHYTGVYNSIEDIYQLCKSAGKTKIIIHCWSSRQRAVKTAGWFFDILKAHNDDSIEVFVLEGGIKGWVEGGKKYTDLMIEFEPTAFC is encoded by the coding sequence ATGTCCCTGCACCCCGAAGTTGAAGACTGGCTTGGAAAGTACCCCGAGCCCCAGGGCATTGCTCCCATCgtccagaaggagcaggtTCTGGAGTGGCTGCAGAGCGGCGATAACAAGGAGATGATTATTGATCTGCGAAAGCACGACTTCAAAGGCGGCAAGATTAAGGGCGCCCTGTGTCTCCACTACACCGGTGTCTACAACTCCATTGAGGACATTTACCAGCTGTGCAAAAGCGCCGGCAAGACCAAGATCATCATCCACTGCTGGTCGTCGCGACAGCGAGCTGTCAAGACCGCCGGCTGGTTTTTTGATATCCTCAAGGCCCACAACGACGACTCCATCGAGGTGTTTGTGCTGGAGGGCGGCATCAAGGGCTGGGTCGAGGGTGGAAAGAAGTACACCGATCTGATGATTGAGTTTGAGCCTACTGCTTTCTGCTAG
- a CDS encoding uncharacterized protein (Compare to YALI0D19756g, weakly similar to uniprot|O14035 Schizosaccharomyces pombe NCS1 uracil transporter) has protein sequence MFLEKFALEVPQGAAYENTVWTNRDLVPIPAERRTWNAWGYIGYWTVGGSCVTAWTLGSTMLAHGSNAPHAIGASVIGAFLTGLLAVGNGLVGDRHHIGYTVSCRATFGMRGSYIPIVLRCCITSAWFGLQAFWGGQAVKALIGSMIPGFITGDLDNLFSESSHLAKNDFIGFWIWMVFFVFILFFLPPEKMQVPFLCSFLLLMMSCFSLLGWTVGLAGGAGPLFSKDWKPEVHKNRAVGWTMIFGVSSVLSTWGTGCLSQSDWTRYARRPSAPRWSQMLAAPLTIILTASMGIIVTSASMVIFNGKIYWNPIQMLPLLQKHLDHSAKSRAGVFFISLGFAVSQLALALVLNSVSTGMDLAGLFPKYISITRGAALMVIIGIAIQPWQLVANSAKFLTVLAAFGVFIAPITGVMIADLLVVRRNKFVIYDLFHTMQSEEEESNTADGKSIYWFFHGFNVWNLISIILGMWPMIPGLANAGIMSSDERHYKHPEIPEPLPLSWRRVYNIGFFVGFAISFTMTCVGAFIWKPPGVGKHSTWCSGDETDSDKEMSYEEPMMEAVETK, from the coding sequence ATGTTTCTGGAGAAATTCGCCCTGGAAGTTCCCCAGGGCGCCGCCTACGAAAACACCGTGTGGACAAATCGCGACCTTGTCCCTATACCCGCGGAAAGACGCACATGGAACGCTTGGGGATACATTGGATACTGGACGGTCGGAGGAAGCTGTGTGACGGCCTGGACGTTGGGCTCGACCATGTTGGCCCACGGAAGCAATGCGCCGCACGCCATCGGGGCTTCTGTGATTGGAGCCTTTCTGACGGGGCTTCTGGCGGTCGGAAACGGCCTCGTGGGAGATAGACACCATATTGGATACACCGTGAGCTGCCGAGCAACGTTCGGCATGCGGGGCTCGTATATTCCCATCGTGTTGCGATGCTGTATCACATCTGCGTGGTTTGGACTGCAAGCATTTTGGGGTGGTCAGGCCGTCAAGGCCCTGATCGGGTCAATGATCCCGGGCTTCATCACAGGCGACCTGGATAACCTCTTTTCCGAGTCCTCACATCTCGCCAAGAACGACTTCATCGGCTTCTGGATATGGATGGTCTTCTTCGTGTTCatcctcttctttctgcCGCCCGAGAAGATGCAGGTCCCGTTCCtgtgctccttcttgttgctcATGATGTCGTGTTTTTCATTGCTAGGATGGACCGTGGGGCTTGCGGGTGGCGCAGGACCGCTCTTCTCTAAAGACTGGAAGCCAGAGGTACACAAAAACCGAGCTGTCGGCTGGACAATGATATTCGGCGTATCTTCTGTTCTGTCAACATGGGGAACCGGATGTTTGTCCCAGAGTGACTGGACTCGATACGCACGCCGACCCAGTGCTCCCCGCTGGTCGCAGATGCTCGCTGCACCCCTCACAATCATCTTGACCGCCTCCATGGGCATCATTGTGACCTCTGCATCCATGGTCATCTTCAACGGCAAAATCTATTGGAATCCCATCCAGATGCTGCCCTTGCTGCAAAAGCACCTCGACCACTCCGCCAAGTCACGAGCCGGCGTGTTTTTCATCTCTCTTGGCTTTGCGGTCTCTCAGCTGGCCCTGGCTCTTGTTCTCAACTCTGTATCCACAGGTATGGATCTTGCAGGACTGTTCCCCAAGtacatctccatcacccGCGGAGCCGCCTTGATGGTCATTATCGGAATCGCAATTCAGCCATGGCAGCTCGTGGCCAACTCTGCAAAGTTCCTGACGGTCCTGGCAGCGTTTGGAGTGTTCATTGCTCCTATTACTGGTGTCATGATCGCTGACCTGCTCGTGGTGCGACGAAACAAGTTTGTCATTTACGACCTTTTCCATACTATGCAAtcagaagaggaggagtctaACACTGCCGACGGTAAGTCGATCTACTGGTTCTTCCACGGCTTCAACGTGTGGAATCTCATTTCCATCATCTTAGGCATGTGGCCCATGATTCCAGGGCTAGCCAATGCCGGCATCATGTCCTCAGATGAGCGACACTACAAGCATCCGGAGATCCCAGAGCCGCTGCCGTTGTCGTGGAGACGAGTTTACAACATTGGCTTCTTTGTGGGCTTTGCCATCTCTTTCACAATGACCTGCGTCGGGGCCTTCATTTGGAAGCCTCCTGGGGTGGGTAAGCATTCGACATGGTGTTCCGGCGACGAGACAGACTCGGACAAGGAGATGAGCTACGAGGAGCCGATGATGGAGGCAGTGGAGACAAAGTAG
- a CDS encoding uncharacterized protein (Compare to YALI0D19778g, weakly similar to uniprot|Q96U77 Neurospora crassa Conserved hypothetical protein) produces the protein MSKQPPAVGKKPEGLKTEIAASKIEKSKPEIPPKPGKKPPKPLPKPETANKQEQTSPQRPKVAAKPVHLSGTLRDLQIAPTIEKTDPISPKQHVHRTGPPDTPKRDFLKPQPPPSREQSRERGNIQLDNSHDQLRPRDPTTPLRSPTRSPARSPAPPPPRSRDVSRARDLATGSGPSSRDVSMSSDSKSSSNSDLGGPLLLPPGAREGAVAPITASTPAKSREVSETLSRENMVRDDSPRGRVVTPHVTKREGAIAPSSSRVPSIVEPQSPLTVRKSRDTHVTTPEQIRTSNHVSQYTPPAPADRVASSSSSSSTYTPPAPPKSHIPNLESPSISRDSSVVPMTVSRDCSVTPVAVTRESVAPAPVVVSRESAAPPIRESSTPPVAAANDPQSAPPAITPAAVVRDPPASVGSPAPGVAPTVATHPPPPTRDVASSSSGSRDSATSRDSTVAPSARKPLPDPSSFAAPPVHHAVVSRREELKREEAQSHIPVSASSGAPPALPKRRETFNDAMEPRDMDYPPPPRRATESSSAPRFSRQSSSASIDSREPLYKDRHGSTASVDHLRHADRPRQGSSASLASMERPRQDSATAENSDGMYSSKSVLNSHLEPPPTRQTVMTSETGELDNELNPSAAIDGYQDYPDSSNVNRKPPVNPRRAQCSLKHDVKCMDCNDEYLVACSSGYTFVLSADSLELLFSEPHNDLKIHTVKVTSTNHAILGFKEGELWEVDLDDGTVSVKRSTSHSTPVVLIHESPNGLYTLSEDGRICVWPGDDESPLCGTPRQHKLSFGFIRQAVGVQDTIWVGKSRNAFVFHESMNFMNPLVVSSTVPGNRPSLDFSCIFYDAGNVYFGHENGNITVFSTATTQVVAQKFVSPSCPQTVYCNNGMLWIGFKNGSIQIVNVREPQWKIIKSFEGHQSGVSGIVGSYKAVTSFGSSPNLRFWDATLREFWEDDFMSQRQEEYCDYHNLSVAVITWNCGALKPSQMQRAKKNDKYWIDQVLEDADYPDIVVFGFQELVELSDKGLSAKALLGLHKKDDISDQYQLWEDELCHLMGKEYRRVKSHYLVGLFSIVFSRDDLRLGHVQCGEVKTGLGGYHGNKGAVCIRFTIADSSLCFVNVHLAAGQSKVSDRVKDLESCFSKELFKKDSSRDEDGTRVYINGGDGALIGDHENLFILGDMNFRVNQHPKLAAQHVNNNRLEKLLLSDQLTIQMKKNISFPLRSFAEHEISFAPTYKFDVGTDTYDSSEKKRVPSWCDRILYRGHVDCLKYDSKVVRLSDHRPVIGQFDVKVKRIDADKYERIRAEVRQELDKAVY, from the coding sequence ATGTCGAAACAACCGCCGGCTGTGGGGAAAAAGCCCGAGGGGCTCAAAACGGAGATTGCGGCGTCCAAAATCGAGAAATCAAAGCCCGAAATCCCCCCAAAGCCAGGAAAAAAGCCACCGAAACCGCTGCCAAAGCCCGAAACTGCCAACAAACAGGAACAGACGAGCCCACAAAGACCAAAAGTGGCGGCCAAGCCGGTCCACCTAAGCGGAACGTTGCGCGATCTCCAAATCGCCCCGACGATCGAGAAGACGGACCCAATCTCACCCAAACAACACGTGCACAGAACAGGTCCTCCAGACACCCCAAAACGAGACTTTCTGAAACCACAACCGCCACCATCGCGCGAGCAGTCACGGGAGCGAGGCAACATCCAGCTGGACAACTCCCACGACCAATTGAGACCCCGTGACCCCACCACACCGCTCAGATCACCTACCCGAAGCCCAGCAAGAAGCCCGgcccctccaccaccaagatcTCGCGACGTGAGTAGAGCACGTGATCTCGCGACAGGTTCGGGACcctcgtcacgtgatgtcTCGATGTCTAGTGACTCGAAAtcctcctcaaactccGATCTCGGAGGGCCGCTGTTGCTGCCGCCGGGAGcaagagaaggagctgtGGCTCCGATAACTGCTTCTACACCTGcaaagtcacgtgaagtGTCGGAAAccctgtcacgtgaaaacATGGTGCGTGATGACTCGCCTCGCGGAAGAGTAGTTACAccccacgtgaccaaacGAGAGGGAGCTATTGCGCCTTCATCTTCGCGGGTCCCGTCAATTGTGGAACCCCAGTCTCCCTTGACAGTCAGAAAATCACGCGAcacccacgtgaccacacCCGAGCAGATCCGAACGTCCAATCACGTTAGCCAATACACGCCCCCAGCTCCGGCTGATCGGGTGGCctcgtcttcatcatcttcttcgacTTACACACCTCCGGCGCCTCCGAAATCGCATATACCCAATTTGGAGTCGCCTAGTATTTCTCGAGACTCTTCTGTTGTGCCAATGACTGTTTCGCGTGATTGCTCTGTGACTCCGGTTGCAGTTACACGTGAATCCGTCGCTCCTGCACCTGTGGTTGTTTCACGAGAAAGTGCAGCTCCTCCTATTCGAGAGTCATCAACGCCTCcggtggcagcagcaaatgATCCAcaatctgctcctcctgcaaTTACCCCAGCTGCCGTGGTGCGTgatcctccagcttctgtAGGGTCCCCAGCTCCTGGGGTAGCTCCAACAGTAGCTACACATCCGCCGCCTCCCACACGTGACGTTGCGTCTTCGTCATCTGGATCTCGTGATTCTGCGACTTCTCGTGATTCAACTGTCGCTCCCTCTGCTCGGAAACCTCTACCAGACCCTTCGTCGTTTGCCGCCCCTCCTGTTCATCATGCGGTGGTTTCCAGACGAGAAGAGTTGAAGAGAGAGGAAGCTCAGAGCCATATCCCTGTTTCTGCCTCGTCTGGCGCCCCTCCTGCACTTCCTAAAAGACGAGAAACATTCAATGATGCAATGGAACCACGAGATATGGATTatccccctcctcctcgacgaGCTACAGAGTCTTCCAGCGCTCCCCGCTTCTCCCGTCAGTCTAGTTCTGCGAGTATTGACTCACGTGAGCCCTTGTACAAGGACCGGCATGGATCTACAGCTTCTGTGGATCACTTGAGACACGCTGATAGGCCCAGACAAGGGTCGAGTGCATCTCTTGCGTCCATGGAACGTCCGAGACAGGACTCTGCGACCGCTGAGAACAGCGacggtatgtacagctCCAAGTCTGTTCTCAATAGTCATTTggagcctcctccaactcgtcAGACTGTCATGACTTCTGAGACAGGGGAGTTGGACAATGAACTTAACCCTTCTGCCGCCATTGACGGTTACCAGGATTACCCCGACTCTTCTAACGTCAATAGAAAGCCCCCTGTTAACCCCAGACGTGCCCAGTGCTCTCTCAAGCATGATGTCAAGTGTATGGACTGCAACGACGAGTATCTGGTGGCTTGCAGCAGTGGTTACACGTTTGTCCTCAGTGCAGACAGTCTTGAACTGTTGTTTTCCGAGCCCCATAATGATCTCAAGATCCATACTGTCAAAGTCACTTCTACCAACCACGCGATTCTCGGGTTCAAGGAGGGAGAGCTTTGGGaggttgatctggacgacGGCACTGTATCTGTTAAGAGATCCACTTCTCACAGCACTCCCGTAGTGCTTATTCACGAATCTCCTAACGGTCTGTATACACTTTCTGAGGACGGCAGAATTTGTGTGTGGCCTGGAGACGATGAGTCACCTTTGTGTGGCACACCCAGGCAGCATAAGCTATCGTTTGGTTTCATCCGTCAGGCAGTGGGAGTTCAGGATACCATTTGGGTCGGCAAGAGCCGAAATGCATTTGTGTTCCATGAGTCTATGAACTTCATGAATCCTTTGGTTGTGTCCAGCACTGTTCCTGGCAACCGACCCAGTCTGGACTTCTCATGCATCTTTTATGATGCTGGAAACGTGTATTTTGGTCATGAGAACGGAAATATCACTGTCTTTAGCACTGCCACGACCCAGGTGGTTGCCCAGAAGTTTGTTTCGCCCTCTTGTCCGCAGACGGTCTATTGCAACAATGGAATGCTTTGGATCGGGTTCAAGAACGGTTCAATTCAGATTGTCAACGTGCGAGAACCGCAGTGGAAGATCATCAAGTCATTTGAGGGTCATCAGTCAGGAGTTTCCGGAATTGTTGGCAGTTACAAGGCTGTGACGTCTTTTGGAAGTTCTCCCAACCTCAGATTTTGGGATGCTACTCTTCGGGAGTTCTGGGAAGATGACTTTATGTCTCAGCGACAGGAGGAGTATTGTGACTACCACAATCTTTCTGTGGCTGTGATTACCTGGAACTGTGGAGCTCTGAAGCCGTCACAAATGCAGAGAGCGAAGAAAAACGACAAGTACTGGATCGATCAGGTTCTGGAGGATGCAGATTACCCCGATATTGTTGTGTTTGGGTTCCAGGAGCTGGTTGAGTTATCAGATAAGGGTCTTTCGGCCAAGGCTCTACTTGGATTGCATAAGAAAGATGACATTTCGGACCAGTACCAGCTGTGGGAAGATGAGTTGTGCCACCTGATGGGCAAGGAGTACCGACGAGTGAAGAGCCATTATCTTGTTGGTCTTTTTTCAATCGTgttttcacgtgacgacCTACGCttgggtcacgtgcaaTGTGGAGAAGTCAAGACCGGCCTTGGCGGCTACCACGGCAACAAGGGAGCTGTGTGCATTCGATTCACTATTGCCGACTCGTCCTTGTGTTTTGTGAACGTTCATCTTGCCGCCGGTCAGTCCAAGGTGTCTGATCGAGTCAAGGACTTGGAGAGCTGTTTCAGCAAGGAACTTTTCAAGAAGGATTCTTCAcgtgatgaagatggaacACGGGTGTATATCAATGGGGGTGACGGTGCTCTTATTGGTGACCACGAGAATCTGTTTATTCTGGGCGACATGAACTTCCGGGTCAACCAGCATCCCAAGCTGGCTGCTCAGCacgtcaacaacaaccgGCTGGAGAAGTTGCTTCTCAGCGACCAGCTGACGATccagatgaagaagaacattTCTTTCCCTCTCAGATCGTTCGCCGAGCATGAGATTTCCTTCGCGCCTACCTACAAGTTTGATGTGGGCACTGACACATACGACTCTAGTGAAAAGAAGCGAGTTCCTTCGTGGTGCGACAGGATCTTGTACAGGGGTCATGTTGACTGTTTGAAGTACGATTCTAAGGTGGTACGTCTGTCCGACCATCGTCCTGTCATTGGCCAGTTTGATGTCAAGGTCAAGCGGATTGATGCTGATAAGTACGAAAGGATCAGAGCCGAGGTCAGGCAGGAGCTCGACAAGGCTGTATATTAA
- a CDS encoding uncharacterized protein (Compare to YALI0D19822g, similar to Saccharomyces cerevisiae BUD27 (YFL023W); ancestral locus Anc_8.48, no similarity) codes for MDRIKSLEKRVADTKINITNYEKLRDTLVSFPHELYRTVRIPTPGGFEMEGVVENTNKIITLIGDGWLVEKSAFGALKVVDDRLAILEKNQKAYEEALETAKFEKEGLPVFEIREELDDKGNIVSSSVEEFDTGKAANLERVINSMGDRKKISHDSDKMDEDDDEMDTKEDDLDDSFDGASLPMMEIREELDDDGNIIESKVEEAGNEDTNEIEKHLKLLNELAKKKLDAKSTTEFAVNPEAAKSTKPETAKPIYGPPPPPNYGRKVGGGIFKPQVTPGVLRQQSPKIEELNDEEEQVEDGKDDKKTTEPEKEKDNSPTITDVTEDDSSDSLSSLQSSNSSITSNPAVAPESLLELELLADDAMDEEEDDLEADDDDWDFEDDELDDVEADEDDHGRTRGSMFPGMSQDQLRSIMEGRKTAAAESRPPAASIVSDITESPQPVSSPVPTTAAVPKSSLKSASSKPKSVSFSNNLHIKRIPNKETIKNQERQEMKKQQQQSRFKQELARKAPEPEDDDDEDHITVPTVSDIAERATPEDPVTAPAPPKKMSRFMMARMGKDEALAPKQSRDTQSHDQTNPKDGRVMRGIPSVGATFPPTLDKDIADYTESMKLTPRPASQGHGHAHGHVRSRAISGNVSEPAPAEENAPSKVFIKAPVSGLAQGKTNDEPRPLTDSDKEHDDAIMKEVMSYLAENEDEEAFEQLHQDMDESKLAEELYRQRAQNHNAAVQRGLESMADVDVDDGDDDEMDLDDDMADAGDRVDAENDENAQVMNDIVENDIDDPSKDIIQGDLDMDPAVHRREVAEHYYRLRNNMVAKNGGFMKSDGEKAAEECDENAAPIKMSRFKAARMNRGQ; via the coding sequence ATGGACCGGATAAAGTCACTGGAAAAGCGCGTGGCGGATACGAAAATCAACATTACCAACTATGAGAAGCTGCGCGATACGCTTGTCAGCTTCCCGCACGAGCTGTACCGCACGGTTCGGATCCCGACACCTGGAGGATTCGAGATGGAAGGCGTGGTGGAGAACACAAACAAGATCATTACGTTGATTGGCGACGGCTGGCTGGTGGAAAAGTCGGCATTTGGGGCACtcaaggtggtggatgaCCGTCTGGccattctggagaagaatCAAAAGGCCTATGAGGAGGCTTTGGAGACAGCCAAgttcgagaaggagggccTACCTGTGTTTGAGATTCGagaggagctggacgacAAGGGAAATATTGTAAGCTCAtctgtggaggagtttgatACCGGTAAAGCTGCTAATCTTGAGAGGGTTATCAACTCCATGGGAGACCGGAAGAAGATCAGCCATGACAGCGACAAGATggatgaagacgacgatgagATGGACACAAAGGAGGATGATCTGGACGACAGCTTCGACGGTGCATCTCTGCCTATGATGGAGATTAGAGAAGAGCTAGACGACGACGGGAACATCATCGAGAGTaaagtggaggaggctggaaATGAGGACACAaatgagattgagaagcatctgaagctgctcaacgagCTAGCCAAAAAGAAGTTGGATGCAAAGAGTACTACAGAGTTTGCTGTCAACCCCGAAGCTGCTAAATCTACCAAACCAGAAACTGCTAAACCCATCTAtggtcctcctccgcccCCCAACTATGGTCGAAAGGTTGGAGGCGGCATTTTCAAGCCCCAAGTTACTCCTGGAGTGCTGCGACAGCAGAGTCCCAAGATTGAGGAACTTAacgacgaagaagaacaagtgGAGGACGGCAAGGATGACAAAAAGACTACAGAGCCCgaaaaggagaaggacaatAGTCCTACAATCACCGATGTCACGGAAGATGACTCCAGTGACTCTCTTTCCAGCTTGCAGTCGTCTAACTCGTCTATCACTTCTAACCCTGCTGTTGCGCCCGAGTCGCTTCTTGAACTGGAGCTGCTAGCTGACGATGCTAtggacgaagaggaggacgatcTGGAAGccgatgacgacgactgGGACtttgaagacgacgagTTAGACGACGTGGAGgccgacgaagacgaccaTGGGCGTACCCGGGGTTCCATGTTCCCAGGAATGTCTCAGGATCAACTGAGAAGCATTATGGAGGGCAGAAAaaccgctgctgctgagtcGAGAcctcctgctgcttctATCGTGTCTGATATCACCGAATCACCCCAGCCCGTTTCTTCACCAGTTCCTActactgctgctgttccaAAGAGCAGTTTGAAGTCTGCATCTTCCAAACCCAAGTCTGTATCGTTTTCCAACAATCTACATATCAAACGAATTCCCAACAAGgagaccatcaagaaccaggAACGTcaggagatgaagaagcagcagcaacagagCAGATTCAAGCAGGAGCTGGCCCGGAAGGCCCCTGAACCtgaagatgacgacgatgaagaTCATATTACCGTGCCTACTGTCTCCGATATTGCTGAACGAGCTACCCCAGAAGACCCTGTGACTgcccctgctcctcccaAGAAGATGTCGCGATTCATGATGGCTCGAATGGGTAAAGATGAGGCTCTTGCGCCCAAACAGTCCCGTGATACCCAATCACATGATCAGACAAACCCCAAGGATGGACGCGTCATGAGAGGCATCCCCAGTGTTGGTGCTACTTTCCCACCTACTCTTGACAAGGATATTGCTGACTACACAGAGTCAATGAAGCTGACCCCCCGACCGGCTTCTCAGGGACACGGCCATGCACATGGGCATGTGAGATCACGAGCAATTTCTGGGAATGTTTCTGAGCCAGCTCCAGCCGAGGAGAACGCCCCTTCCAAGGTTTTCATCAAGGCTCCAGTGTCTGGGCTTGCTCAAGGCAAGACTAACGACGAGCCTCGACCTCTGACCGATAGCGACAAGGAGCACGATGACGCCATCATGAAGGAGGTCATGTCGTATCTTGCTGAAaatgaggatgaggaggctTTCGAGCAGCTGCATCAGGACATGGACGAGTCTAAGCTGGCTGAGGAGCTATATAGACAGAGGGCCCAGAATCACAATGCTGCTGTTCAGCGAGGGCTCGAAAGTATGGCCGATGTTGACGTGGATGATGGAGACGACGATGAGATGGATTTGGACGATGATATGGCTGATGCTGGCGACAGAGTTGATGCGGAGAACGACGAGAATGCACAGGTCATGAATGATATCGTTGAGAACGATATTGATGATCCTTCGAAAGACATTATTCAGGGAGATCTCGATATGGATCCTGCCGTGCATCGACGGGAGGTTGCCGAGCACTACTACCGGCTGCGAAACAACATGGTTGCCAAGAATGGCGGGTTTATGAAATCCGACGGTGAAAAGGCCGCCGAGGAGTGCGATGAGAATGCCGCTCCCATCAAAATGTCTCGATTCAAGGCTGCCAGAATGAACCGAGGGCAGTAA